The proteins below come from a single Desulfitobacterium metallireducens DSM 15288 genomic window:
- a CDS encoding molybdopterin-dependent oxidoreductase produces MDKDDIKKENEMFLSICPRNCYETCGLISHVQNGRLIKVEGDPHHGYTQGKLCAKGYAYTEYVYSPQRLRHPLRQVPRGSGNWYRISWEEALEDIANKILELHHRYGSSLACAYNKFSGNLGVLHNATEGMFRGLGSHTKLSGNACLAAGSDAVAYNRGQLIFHDPEDMAKSKAIVLWGVNPARTAVHQWNFINQARDKGAQILVIDPLYTPSAAQADIYLQINPGTDGLLAMAVLKILLEEGKLNPEYFGGNIYGWESFQSYLQEKVTLEEASKVTGVPQEGIYDLSSFYKEKPCATWVGFGLQRYSNGGQNIRCIDALVALSGNHELKGGGLYYNNLMDDVFKNGLLNFPRPMNQEVIIERSIDINSFAQEALALTDPPLKFLWIAGRNPLSQDQDQQNWQKLLNQLELVVAVDLFMNETTAQADIVLPAASPFEEYDLHQSYWHQWIAINQKAIPPFFEAKSDLEIARSLTKVLNKLQPNFSSFPDQLTALDWIAAEFTPEILERLGIAEWQELLQGPRKLKISEGIGYDQGFQTEMGKLKLYSPEAKEHQLPALARFLEQGKNSLYSLRLLTPQSLFRIHSQYRTVSWLSQDQGAEVVEMNPYDAEIRGIKEKESVSVFNDWGNCQRKVKLNDRIPQGVIVIAQSGKDSVNQLLAKQSADMGTQYAGSRGAAYYDAWVEVERGFKREGM; encoded by the coding sequence ATGGATAAAGACGATATCAAGAAAGAGAATGAGATGTTTTTGAGTATCTGCCCGCGCAATTGCTATGAGACGTGTGGATTAATATCGCATGTGCAGAATGGACGTTTAATTAAAGTAGAAGGAGATCCTCATCATGGCTATACTCAAGGTAAGCTGTGTGCTAAAGGGTATGCCTATACAGAATATGTTTATAGTCCCCAGCGTTTACGTCATCCGTTAAGACAAGTCCCAAGAGGGTCAGGAAATTGGTATCGCATAAGTTGGGAAGAAGCTTTGGAGGATATTGCAAATAAGATTCTCGAGCTTCATCACCGCTATGGATCTTCCTTGGCTTGTGCTTATAATAAATTTTCAGGAAATTTAGGAGTACTTCATAATGCGACAGAGGGCATGTTTAGAGGCTTAGGCTCCCATACCAAGCTCTCTGGCAATGCTTGCTTAGCTGCGGGGAGTGATGCTGTAGCTTACAATCGCGGACAGCTCATTTTCCATGATCCTGAAGACATGGCGAAATCGAAAGCAATCGTTCTCTGGGGGGTTAATCCCGCACGAACGGCAGTTCATCAATGGAATTTTATTAATCAAGCCCGGGACAAAGGTGCTCAGATTCTGGTTATTGATCCCTTGTACACTCCTTCAGCTGCCCAAGCGGATATCTATCTTCAAATTAACCCGGGAACAGATGGGTTACTCGCTATGGCAGTGCTTAAGATTCTTCTCGAAGAAGGAAAGCTTAACCCAGAGTATTTCGGTGGAAACATCTACGGCTGGGAGTCTTTTCAGAGTTATCTTCAAGAAAAGGTGACCCTTGAAGAGGCGAGTAAGGTAACGGGGGTACCCCAAGAGGGAATTTATGATTTATCGTCTTTTTATAAGGAAAAACCCTGTGCCACATGGGTAGGATTTGGTCTCCAACGGTATTCAAATGGAGGGCAAAATATACGCTGCATCGATGCTTTAGTGGCCCTCAGTGGTAACCATGAGCTAAAGGGCGGCGGGCTTTACTATAATAATCTAATGGATGACGTCTTTAAGAATGGCCTTTTGAATTTCCCGAGACCGATGAATCAAGAAGTGATCATCGAGCGGAGCATCGATATTAATTCCTTTGCACAAGAGGCCTTAGCTTTAACCGATCCTCCGTTAAAATTCTTATGGATTGCGGGTCGAAATCCGCTTAGTCAGGATCAAGATCAGCAGAATTGGCAGAAACTCTTGAATCAATTAGAACTCGTCGTGGCGGTGGATTTATTTATGAATGAAACGACAGCCCAAGCGGATATTGTTCTACCCGCGGCGAGCCCCTTTGAAGAGTATGATCTACACCAAAGTTACTGGCATCAATGGATTGCGATCAATCAGAAAGCAATTCCTCCTTTTTTTGAAGCCAAAAGTGACTTGGAGATCGCTCGAAGTTTGACGAAGGTGTTAAATAAGCTCCAGCCTAATTTCTCGAGCTTTCCTGATCAACTCACAGCTTTAGATTGGATCGCTGCTGAATTCACACCAGAAATTCTTGAAAGGCTAGGGATAGCTGAGTGGCAAGAACTCCTTCAGGGTCCGCGCAAACTTAAGATTTCGGAAGGGATTGGGTATGATCAAGGTTTTCAGACGGAGATGGGGAAATTGAAACTCTATTCTCCAGAAGCAAAGGAACATCAACTTCCTGCTTTGGCTAGATTTCTAGAGCAGGGAAAGAATTCGTTATATTCTTTACGTCTTCTTACTCCGCAGAGCTTGTTTCGAATTCATTCCCAATATCGAACTGTTTCTTGGTTGAGCCAGGATCAAGGGGCGGAAGTCGTGGAAATGAATCCTTATGATGCGGAGATTAGAGGTATAAAGGAGAAAGAGAGTGTATCTGTTTTTAATGACTGGGGAAATTGTCAACGGAAAGTGAAGTTGAATGATCGCATTCCACAAGGGGTTATTGTGATTGCCCAAAGTGGTAAAGACTCAGTCAATCAACTATTAGCAAAGCAATCTGCAGATATGGGTACTCAATACGCGGGGTCAAGGGGTGCAGCTTATTATGATGCTTGGGTCGAAGTCGAAAGGGGTTTTAAGAGAGAGGGGATGTGA
- a CDS encoding PucR family transcriptional regulator, producing MDELLNFQNELLDKLVSGGGLRELAQHISTFLKKEVLIINPSHRVLVSTISNEDFSQGKLLKMAMVVPIPDRTKIFIGEQEVEVLVCELSNAEKRWGFLLVCEPGLDENSQIKTVAHQARVACVLELQKQEELLESNRQYRDAFLFDLLYGNMDDPAEIITRGKFWGWDLQLPQVVAVFELEDFELYSTDRHLLKILCEIVQTVIEALDMKAILFQKNEEVVLALPLENKDYHEGKAIFKMIINKMRALSEEHLNSREVRVGIGKKYTNPTELFRSYQEAKVASKLGSLLNDQNHTSFFRDLGIARILYNHDRQELEAFYGETLEALEQYDKSQKNELMETLEKYIANRCDLKETAEALFLHPNTLRYRLKRIEEVLEIDIKDFDTILSFMVAFKIKYLQKL from the coding sequence ATGGATGAGCTGCTAAATTTTCAGAATGAACTATTAGATAAGCTCGTATCGGGTGGTGGACTAAGGGAACTAGCTCAACACATATCAACGTTTTTGAAAAAAGAAGTACTCATTATTAATCCCTCTCATCGTGTGCTTGTCTCCACAATCTCTAACGAGGATTTTAGCCAAGGGAAACTGCTCAAAATGGCGATGGTTGTACCCATTCCAGATCGAACTAAAATCTTCATAGGGGAGCAGGAGGTTGAAGTTCTTGTTTGTGAACTCAGTAATGCGGAGAAAAGATGGGGTTTTCTTTTGGTTTGCGAGCCGGGATTGGATGAGAATAGTCAGATCAAGACGGTGGCTCATCAAGCCCGAGTCGCTTGTGTCTTAGAACTCCAAAAACAAGAGGAGCTGCTCGAGAGCAACCGACAATACAGAGATGCTTTCCTTTTTGATTTGCTCTATGGTAACATGGATGATCCTGCAGAGATCATTACCCGGGGTAAATTTTGGGGGTGGGACCTCCAGTTACCCCAGGTTGTGGCTGTATTTGAGCTAGAAGACTTTGAACTCTATTCTACAGATCGACATCTTCTTAAAATACTTTGTGAAATAGTCCAAACGGTGATCGAAGCTTTGGATATGAAGGCTATCCTTTTTCAGAAGAATGAAGAGGTTGTTCTTGCTCTACCCCTGGAGAATAAAGATTATCATGAGGGAAAAGCAATTTTCAAGATGATCATTAATAAAATGAGGGCTTTGAGCGAAGAACACCTAAACTCACGCGAGGTTCGAGTGGGAATAGGAAAGAAGTATACCAACCCAACAGAGCTATTTCGGAGCTATCAAGAAGCAAAAGTCGCTTCAAAATTAGGCAGTTTGCTTAACGATCAAAATCATACTTCTTTTTTTAGGGACTTGGGCATAGCGCGAATTCTTTATAATCATGATCGGCAGGAATTAGAAGCGTTTTATGGGGAGACGCTTGAGGCTTTAGAACAATACGATAAGTCCCAGAAGAATGAGTTGATGGAGACTTTGGAAAAATATATTGCGAATCGTTGTGACCTGAAGGAAACGGCTGAAGCCCTTTTCTTGCATCCGAATACTCTTCGCTACCGGCTAAAGCGAATTGAAGAAGTCTTAGAGATTGACATTAAGGACTTTGATACGATTTTGTCTTTCATGGTTGCCTTTAAGATAAAATATTTACAAAAGCTTTAG
- a CDS encoding HDIG domain-containing metalloprotein, producing the protein MPLEQGHDRVAAEQLLHEYVKSESLIKHAMTVEAVMRHFAALLKEDVEEWGIIGLLHDIDFEMYPEEHCHKTRTILEPRKWPESFIRAIESHGYKLCSDVEPITPQEKVLYTIDELTGLISATALLRPSKSLFDLTVKSVKKKWKQKSFAEGVNREVIENGASMLNMELDYVIEQTIEGMKKVASEIGLEGNVEVAK; encoded by the coding sequence ATGCCACTAGAGCAGGGGCATGACCGAGTAGCTGCAGAACAGCTTCTCCACGAATATGTCAAAAGTGAGAGTCTCATCAAACATGCGATGACCGTTGAAGCCGTTATGCGTCATTTTGCAGCTTTGCTTAAGGAAGACGTTGAAGAGTGGGGAATCATCGGCTTATTACATGATATCGATTTCGAGATGTATCCGGAAGAGCATTGTCATAAAACGAGGACTATTCTTGAACCGAGAAAGTGGCCAGAGTCCTTCATTCGGGCAATTGAAAGTCATGGCTATAAGCTTTGCAGTGATGTTGAACCGATTACACCTCAAGAAAAAGTTCTTTATACGATTGATGAACTGACCGGGCTTATTTCAGCAACGGCGTTGCTTAGACCGAGCAAGAGCCTTTTTGATTTAACCGTAAAATCCGTTAAAAAGAAATGGAAGCAGAAGAGCTTCGCCGAAGGGGTTAACCGTGAGGTCATCGAAAATGGAGCTTCCATGCTGAATATGGAGTTGGATTATGTTATTGAGCAGACCATCGAAGGAATGAAAAAGGTCGCTTCAGAAATAGGACTTGAGGGGAATGTTGAAGTCGCAAAATAA
- the metA gene encoding homoserine O-acetyltransferase MetA — MPINIPDGLPALGILNQENIFAMNEGRAAHQDIRPLSIVILNLMPDKIVTETQILRLLSNSPLQVDITLLYPETHNFKNTQEEYLVKYYETYDHIKNRKFDGMIITGAPIEKMDFEEVDFWSELVKIMDWSQHNVYSTLYICWGAQAGLYHHFGVPKYPLNAKMFGVFPHTLNHKHVRLMRGFDDIFYVPHSRHTEVRREDIEKVPELEILSESEGSGVYLIATKGGRQIFVTGHSEYDPLTLKAEYDRDVAGGLPINIPQNYFPDDDPKQPPIVKWRSHSNLLFANWLNYYVYQETPYNVNEIE; from the coding sequence GTGCCGATTAATATACCCGATGGACTGCCAGCACTAGGGATCTTAAACCAAGAAAACATTTTTGCAATGAATGAGGGGCGAGCAGCTCACCAAGATATTCGTCCGCTCAGCATTGTTATTTTAAATCTCATGCCCGATAAAATTGTGACGGAAACGCAGATTTTAAGGCTTTTGAGTAATTCTCCTTTACAAGTTGATATTACTCTGCTTTATCCTGAAACCCATAATTTTAAGAATACACAGGAAGAATATCTGGTTAAATACTACGAAACCTATGATCATATTAAGAATCGAAAATTTGACGGCATGATTATTACGGGCGCGCCAATTGAGAAAATGGACTTTGAAGAGGTTGATTTCTGGTCTGAACTCGTGAAGATTATGGACTGGAGCCAACACAATGTTTATTCAACCCTCTATATCTGTTGGGGGGCGCAGGCAGGGCTCTACCATCATTTTGGGGTGCCGAAGTATCCGCTAAACGCAAAAATGTTTGGCGTTTTTCCGCATACGCTTAATCATAAGCATGTTAGACTTATGAGGGGCTTTGATGATATTTTCTATGTTCCTCATTCCAGGCATACAGAAGTTCGCAGGGAAGACATCGAAAAGGTTCCAGAGCTAGAGATTTTATCAGAATCTGAGGGGTCTGGAGTTTATCTGATCGCGACGAAAGGCGGTCGTCAAATTTTTGTGACAGGACACTCAGAATACGATCCTCTTACCTTGAAAGCTGAGTATGACCGGGATGTCGCCGGCGGTCTTCCTATTAATATCCCGCAGAATTACTTTCCTGATGATGATCCGAAACAACCTCCGATCGTCAAATGGCGAAGCCACTCCAATCTACTCTTTGCCAACTGGCTCAATTATTATGTCTATCAGGAAACACCATACAATGTCAACGAAATCGAGTAA
- a CDS encoding DUF1015 domain-containing protein: protein MATFRPFNAVRPREDVASKVAALPYDVYNREEALAEVLKEPLSFLKVDRAETQFTPDFNPYDALVYEKARDILQQMREEGILVQEGKNCYYVYELTMNGRSQTGLVGCSAIDDYLNNVIKKHEKTREDKEVDRINHVDICNAQTGPIFLAYRSQQIINDVVDKVKQGTPLYNFVAPDGIRHAVWKIDQEKEIVTIETGFKNIQNIYIADGHHRAASAVKVGLKRREANPGYTGDEEFNFFLSVLFPHDQLMILDYNRVVKDLNGYTPDEFLNEVAKAFAVEKIGQEPYKPTAKATFGLYLEGAWYKLTAKEEIRSNDPVEGLDVSLLQNHVLTSILNIKDIRTDKRIDFVGGIRGLKELEKRANTDMKLAFSMYPTSIVELFDVSDAGLLMPPKSTWFEPKLRSGLFIHELN from the coding sequence TTGGCTACGTTCAGACCTTTTAATGCCGTAAGACCGCGCGAGGATGTTGCCAGTAAAGTGGCAGCACTTCCCTATGATGTTTATAATCGTGAAGAAGCGTTAGCAGAAGTTTTAAAAGAGCCCTTATCCTTTTTGAAAGTGGACCGAGCAGAGACTCAGTTTACTCCGGATTTCAACCCTTATGATGCATTGGTCTATGAAAAAGCAAGAGATATCCTTCAGCAAATGAGAGAAGAAGGAATCTTGGTTCAAGAAGGCAAGAATTGTTATTATGTCTATGAATTAACGATGAACGGCCGTTCTCAGACGGGTTTAGTCGGTTGTTCAGCAATTGATGATTACCTTAATAATGTCATCAAAAAGCATGAGAAAACGAGAGAGGATAAAGAAGTCGATCGCATCAACCATGTGGATATATGTAATGCACAAACCGGACCGATTTTTTTGGCCTATCGCTCTCAACAAATCATCAACGATGTTGTGGATAAGGTGAAGCAGGGGACTCCTTTATACAATTTTGTCGCTCCTGATGGAATTCGACATGCGGTCTGGAAGATCGATCAAGAAAAAGAGATCGTAACCATCGAGACGGGTTTTAAAAATATCCAAAATATCTATATTGCTGATGGCCATCACCGGGCTGCATCAGCAGTGAAGGTGGGCTTAAAACGAAGAGAGGCTAATCCGGGATATACGGGAGATGAGGAATTCAATTTCTTCCTGTCGGTGCTTTTCCCTCATGATCAATTGATGATTTTAGATTATAATCGGGTGGTTAAAGATTTAAATGGGTATACTCCCGACGAATTCTTAAATGAGGTCGCCAAAGCCTTTGCTGTTGAGAAAATAGGGCAAGAGCCTTATAAGCCGACTGCTAAAGCAACCTTCGGTTTATACTTAGAAGGTGCCTGGTATAAGTTAACCGCCAAGGAAGAGATCCGGTCTAACGATCCCGTTGAAGGACTCGATGTCTCCTTGCTTCAGAATCATGTTTTAACGTCTATTCTTAATATAAAAGACATCCGAACGGATAAGAGAATAGATTTTGTGGGCGGCATCAGAGGACTTAAAGAACTCGAAAAAAGAGCGAATACGGATATGAAGCTGGCTTTTTCGATGTATCCCACTTCAATTGTTGAGCTGTTTGACGTTTCCGATGCAGGGCTCTTGATGCCACCCAAGTCGACTTGGTTCGAACCGAAGCTGAGAAGCGGCTTATTCATTCATGAGTTAAACTAA
- a CDS encoding phosphoglycerate dehydrogenase → MFKVNCLNNIANVGLDLFSDNYQLVDEFNDADAVLVRSASIHDLELPQSLAAIARAGAGVNNIPLDKCAENGIVVFNTPGANANGVKEIIMAALILASRDIIGGVNWVTSVKDDPEVAKLVEKKKSKFAGTEIKGKKLGVIGLGAIGVLVANAANKLEMEVYGYDPFISVDAAWKLSKYIKHTQSLDEIFRECDYITVHVPSIDSTKGMFNQEAFDIMKEGIKILNFSRDSLVNEEDMIEALKTGKVGRYITDFPTPKMVDVEGVIAIPHLGASTNESEDNCAIMAVNQLRDYLENGNIKNSVNYPACDMGVCAQAGRIAINHKNTPNMLGQFTATLAKENFNISDMINKSRGEWAYTMIDIESPTADQMIKKLEAIDGVLKVRVIK, encoded by the coding sequence ATGTTTAAGGTCAATTGTTTAAATAATATCGCCAATGTAGGATTAGACTTATTTTCGGATAACTATCAGCTGGTCGATGAGTTCAATGACGCAGATGCTGTACTCGTTAGAAGTGCCAGTATTCATGATTTAGAGTTACCTCAGTCCTTAGCCGCGATTGCACGCGCTGGGGCAGGGGTGAATAATATCCCGCTTGATAAATGTGCAGAAAATGGGATTGTTGTCTTTAATACACCTGGCGCGAATGCCAATGGAGTAAAAGAAATCATCATGGCAGCCCTAATCTTAGCTTCTCGCGACATTATCGGGGGCGTGAATTGGGTAACTTCGGTTAAAGATGACCCAGAGGTTGCTAAACTTGTTGAAAAGAAAAAATCGAAGTTTGCTGGAACGGAAATCAAAGGGAAAAAGCTGGGAGTCATTGGTCTTGGCGCAATTGGGGTTCTAGTCGCTAATGCAGCGAACAAGCTTGAGATGGAAGTTTACGGATATGATCCTTTCATTTCCGTGGATGCGGCTTGGAAACTTTCCAAATATATTAAGCATACCCAGTCTCTCGACGAGATCTTTAGAGAATGTGATTATATTACGGTTCATGTACCTTCAATTGATTCGACTAAAGGAATGTTCAATCAAGAAGCTTTTGATATCATGAAAGAGGGAATTAAAATCCTCAACTTCTCCAGAGATTCTTTGGTTAATGAGGAGGATATGATTGAAGCCTTAAAAACCGGAAAGGTCGGTCGTTACATCACCGATTTCCCCACTCCTAAGATGGTGGATGTGGAAGGGGTCATCGCGATTCCTCATCTAGGCGCCTCGACCAATGAATCTGAAGATAACTGTGCAATCATGGCTGTGAACCAGTTAAGGGACTACCTCGAAAATGGGAATATCAAGAACTCAGTCAACTATCCGGCTTGTGACATGGGAGTATGTGCTCAAGCAGGACGGATTGCTATAAACCACAAAAATACGCCGAATATGCTGGGTCAATTTACCGCGACATTGGCTAAAGAAAACTTCAATATTTCCGATATGATCAATAAGAGTCGAGGAGAATGGGCCTATACCATGATCGATATTGAATCCCCGACCGCGGATCAAATGATTAAAAAACTGGAAGCAATTGATGGCGTTTTGAAGGTAAGAGTTATTAAGTAA
- the serC gene encoding 3-phosphoserine/phosphohydroxythreonine transaminase, which yields MKRVFNFAAGPAVLPEEVLREAGEEMLDYKDTGMSVMEMSHRSKAFEQIIQDAEKDLRDLMNIPDNYRVLFLQGGGSQQFAMIPMNLMKNKVADYIKTGQWAKKAIAEGKIYGKVNVIASSEDKTFTYIPDLKNLKISEDADYVYICHNNTIYGTKYNELPETGDKILVADMSSDILSEPVDVTKYGLIFAGAQKNIGPAGVVVVIIREDLITDDVLPGTPTMLKYKTHADNDSLYNTPPAYGIYICGKVFKWVKKLGGLEAMKKRNEEKAAILYDYLDASKMFKGTVVKKDRSLMNVPFVTGSEELDAKFVKEAKAAGFENLKGHRTVGGMRASIYNAMPMDGVKALVEFMKKFEVENQ from the coding sequence ATGAAAAGAGTATTTAATTTTGCAGCAGGACCAGCGGTATTACCCGAAGAGGTGCTTAGAGAAGCAGGAGAGGAAATGTTAGATTACAAGGATACAGGGATGTCTGTGATGGAGATGAGTCATCGTTCTAAAGCATTCGAACAAATCATTCAGGATGCTGAAAAAGATTTAAGAGATTTGATGAATATTCCCGATAATTACAGAGTCTTGTTTCTTCAAGGAGGCGGCTCTCAGCAGTTCGCGATGATTCCTATGAACTTAATGAAAAATAAGGTTGCTGATTATATAAAAACAGGACAGTGGGCCAAAAAAGCAATCGCTGAAGGGAAAATCTATGGTAAGGTCAATGTCATTGCTTCTTCGGAAGATAAGACCTTTACTTATATTCCCGACCTGAAAAATTTGAAAATCTCTGAGGATGCTGACTACGTTTACATCTGTCACAATAATACAATTTATGGCACAAAATATAATGAGTTGCCTGAGACAGGGGATAAAATCTTAGTGGCCGATATGTCTTCCGATATTTTATCTGAACCTGTTGATGTGACTAAATACGGTCTTATTTTCGCAGGTGCTCAAAAGAATATTGGACCAGCAGGAGTGGTTGTTGTTATCATTCGCGAAGATCTCATTACCGATGACGTTTTGCCCGGAACCCCAACGATGCTGAAATATAAAACTCATGCTGATAATGATTCGCTTTATAATACTCCGCCAGCTTACGGCATTTATATTTGCGGCAAGGTATTTAAGTGGGTTAAGAAGCTAGGCGGCCTCGAAGCCATGAAAAAGAGAAATGAAGAAAAAGCAGCAATTCTTTATGATTATCTTGATGCCAGTAAAATGTTTAAAGGGACTGTAGTTAAAAAGGATCGCTCTTTAATGAATGTACCTTTTGTCACGGGCTCGGAAGAATTGGATGCTAAATTTGTTAAAGAAGCGAAAGCGGCTGGCTTTGAAAACCTAAAGGGACACAGAACAGTTGGCGGGATGAGAGCAAGTATCTACAATGCAATGCCAATGGATGGGGTTAAGGCCTTAGTCGAATTTATGAAGAAGTTTGAAGTGGAAAATCAATAA
- the cls gene encoding cardiolipin synthase, producing MNKLVRLLSSRVALFGVPILLQAFALVMFIWKFSSYFVYFYAICTLLSVIAVLKVLTGRSNPAYKIAWIIPIMLFPIFGGLIYLLFGGNKSSKRTKQKMHEIQEKMTQSLGQNGIVIQEIQVQDRSAANQSRYIENYSFCPVYKNTTSEYLSPGEQMYERFLEKLKKAKHYIFLEYFIIEKGVMWNSILEILVEKVKQGVDVRVIYDDVGCLFTLPYDYDKHLEKMGIQCCVFNRFVPILSAHLNNRDHRKIAVIDGCTAFTGGINLADEYINVYEKYGHWKDSSIIIQGEGVWSFTVMFLSLWNYHRKTEEDYERFRPLTQQDEEFSSDGYVQPFTDSPLDDESIGETIYLNLINNAKRYVYINTPYLILDTEMITALSSAAKRSVDVRIVTPHIPDKWYVHAVTRANYEILVESGVKIYEYTPGFNHAKSFAVDDELGVVGTINLDYRSLFLHFECGVWLYQTKSIFEVKEDFLKTLEQSQVITLEDCRSVKWYTRLGRIVLRAFAPLM from the coding sequence ATGAATAAGTTAGTAAGACTTCTCTCCAGCAGAGTCGCGTTATTCGGGGTACCGATCCTACTCCAGGCTTTTGCTTTGGTTATGTTCATCTGGAAATTTAGTAGTTATTTTGTATATTTTTATGCGATCTGTACGCTGCTTAGTGTTATCGCTGTCTTAAAAGTCTTAACGGGAAGAAGTAATCCCGCTTATAAGATTGCCTGGATTATTCCGATCATGCTTTTTCCTATCTTTGGAGGACTCATTTATTTATTGTTTGGCGGTAACAAATCAAGTAAGCGTACGAAACAGAAAATGCATGAGATTCAGGAAAAAATGACTCAGTCATTAGGCCAAAACGGGATAGTTATTCAGGAAATTCAAGTTCAGGATCGAAGTGCGGCCAATCAGTCACGCTATATTGAAAACTATTCATTCTGTCCGGTTTATAAAAATACCACGTCAGAATATTTGTCACCCGGAGAACAAATGTATGAACGTTTCCTTGAGAAACTAAAGAAAGCGAAACACTATATTTTCCTAGAGTATTTTATTATTGAAAAAGGGGTAATGTGGAATTCAATTCTTGAGATACTTGTCGAAAAGGTCAAGCAAGGCGTGGATGTTCGTGTCATTTATGATGATGTGGGGTGTCTTTTCACCTTGCCGTATGACTATGATAAGCATCTTGAGAAAATGGGAATTCAGTGTTGTGTATTTAATCGATTTGTTCCGATCTTGTCCGCCCACTTGAATAATCGGGATCATCGTAAAATTGCCGTGATTGACGGCTGTACTGCGTTTACCGGGGGAATCAACCTTGCGGATGAATACATCAATGTCTATGAGAAGTATGGACATTGGAAAGATTCTTCTATTATCATCCAAGGAGAGGGTGTCTGGAGTTTTACCGTGATGTTCTTGTCACTCTGGAATTACCATAGAAAAACAGAGGAGGATTATGAACGATTTCGGCCCTTGACCCAGCAAGATGAAGAATTTTCTTCTGATGGATATGTTCAGCCGTTTACGGATAGTCCTTTAGATGATGAATCCATAGGTGAAACCATCTATCTCAATCTGATCAATAATGCGAAGCGTTATGTCTATATCAACACGCCTTATCTTATTTTGGACACAGAGATGATTACCGCACTGAGCTCAGCGGCCAAGCGAAGTGTCGATGTCCGCATTGTGACTCCTCATATCCCGGATAAATGGTACGTTCATGCTGTAACTCGGGCAAACTATGAGATCCTTGTGGAAAGCGGTGTAAAAATCTATGAGTATACGCCAGGCTTCAATCATGCCAAATCGTTTGCTGTAGATGATGAGCTAGGAGTCGTTGGAACGATCAATCTTGATTACCGAAGTTTATTTTTGCATTTTGAATGCGGAGTTTGGCTCTATCAGACGAAAAGTATCTTTGAAGTAAAGGAAGATTTCTTAAAAACCTTAGAACAAAGCCAAGTCATTACGCTTGAGGATTGCCGGTCAGTCAAATGGTATACCCGGTTAGGTCGTATTGTTTTACGAGCTTTTGCTCCGTTAATGTAA
- a CDS encoding MarR family winged helix-turn-helix transcriptional regulator, giving the protein MKSIVFENELWDFLRTVSDCLVTDFRPIAEEHGLTLMQTRILMEVKECGHHTVGSLGNIIGLTSGNASSMCKKLEKGGFLKRLRNPEDERYVQLALTEAGQETLQKIGDALEFKYGVFLDNTNDEEFQTVFECMKKLRSFIQEMSGVNI; this is encoded by the coding sequence ATGAAAAGCATAGTTTTTGAAAATGAACTCTGGGATTTCTTACGCACGGTTTCAGACTGTTTAGTCACTGATTTCCGTCCCATTGCAGAGGAACATGGTCTAACCCTAATGCAAACACGAATACTCATGGAAGTCAAAGAATGCGGACATCACACCGTAGGGAGTTTGGGAAACATCATCGGTCTTACAAGTGGTAATGCTTCCTCCATGTGTAAGAAGTTAGAAAAAGGAGGTTTTTTAAAACGCCTTCGCAACCCCGAAGATGAACGTTATGTCCAACTCGCTCTTACCGAAGCCGGTCAGGAAACCCTTCAAAAAATCGGAGATGCTCTTGAATTCAAGTACGGCGTTTTTTTAGATAATACAAACGATGAAGAATTTCAAACCGTTTTTGAATGTATGAAAAAATTAAGATCTTTCATTCAAGAAATGAGTGGAGTGAATATATGA